A genomic region of Glycine max cultivar Williams 82 chromosome 15, Glycine_max_v4.0, whole genome shotgun sequence contains the following coding sequences:
- the LOC100816526 gene encoding Vesicle-associated protein 1-3-like, producing the protein MATELLQIDPPQLTFTFELKKQSSCLVHLINNNSSHHVAFKVKTTSPKKYCVRPTVGIVKPHGTCDFTVTMQAQRTAPPDLHCKDKFLVQSAVVPKGTTEDEISSDLFVKDSGRLVDEKKLRVVLINSPSSPVNGDLKQDPPSQMLPSLTAEKGMEAAQDMEEDGADKGTFPSTRSVEKVGDMKQVNDAVNLSFATKDSEELKSRLSIMDAKLREAEGTIMKLNEERRRNIREKDLLKQELEMLKKKIKMKRAQEGFPLLFVCVVSIVSMAVGYYIHP; encoded by the exons ATGGCCACGGAGCTTCTCCAAATTGATCCCCCTCAGCTCACTTTTACCT TTGAATTGAAGAAACAGAGTTCCTGCTTGGTTCATCTCATCAACAACAACTCTTCTCACCATGTCGCCTTCAAG GTCAAAACCACGTCGCCCAAGAAATACTGCGTCAGACCAACTGTCGGCATCGTCAAGCCACACGGAACATGTGATTTCACCG TTACTATGCAGGCTCAGCGCACAGCCCCACCTGATCTGCACTGCAAAGACAAGTTCCTCGTTCAAAGCGCGGTTGTCCCAAAAGGAACAACCGAGGATGAAATCTCCTCTGACCTG TTTGTCAAAGATAGTGGAAGGCTTGTTGATGAGAAGAAGCTAAGGGTGGTCCTCATTAACTCACCTTCTTCCCCTGTAAATGGAGATCTCAAGCAGGATCCACCCAGTCAAATGCTTCCCTCCCTTACA GCTGAAAAAGGTATGGAAGCAGCTCAGGATATGGAGGAGGATGGAGCTGATAAGGGAACTTTTCCAAGTACAAGGAGTGTTGAGAAGGTGGGGGACATGAAGCAAGTAAATGATgctgtgaatttgagttttgctACTAAGGATTCCGAGGAATTGAAGTCAAGGTTGAGTATAATGGATGCAAAGCTAAGAGAG GCTGAAGGAACCATCATGAAGTTGAATGAAGAGAGGCGCAGGAACATCCGAGAAAAAGATTTGCTGAAGCAAGAGTTG GAGATgttgaagaagaaaattaagatGAAAAGAGCTCAGGAGGGATTCCCGTTACTGTTTGTCTGTGTGGTTTCGATTGTCAGTATGGCAGTCGGATATTATATTCATCCATAA
- the LOC100815464 gene encoding tubby-like F-box protein 6 isoform X2: MLRLVGYRCVKARVKPGPRENLLRCFIKRNRSSQTYYLYLSLTNTLAEDGKFLLAARKCRRPTCTDYIISLDADDMSKGSNSYVGKLRSNFLGTKFTIYDGQPPHAGAKIMKSRSTRLVNLKQVSPKVPTGNYPVAHISYELNVLGSRGPRRMHCVMDSIPAAAIEPGGVAPVQTEFSLNNIDMFPSFPFFRSKSNRVENSVSGPLVDQKDGMLVLKNKAPRWHEQLQCWCLNFHGRVTIASVKNFQLVASAENRPAGPEHDKIILQFGKVGKDLFTMDYRFPISAFQAFAICLSSFDTKIACE, encoded by the exons atgctgCGGTTAGTCGGTTACCGTTGCGTGAAGGCAAGGGTGAAG CCTGGCCCAAGGGAGAATCTCCTACGATGCTTTATAAAGCGCAACCGTTCCAGCCAAACATACTATTTGTATCTCAGTTTAACCAATA CACTAGCTGAAGATGGGAAGTTCCTTCTTGCTGCACGCAAATGCAGACGTCCAACCTGCACAGATTATATCATCTCTCTTGATGCAGATGATATGTCAAAGGGAAGCAACTCCTATGTTGGGAAACTAAG ATCAAATTTTCTTGGAACAAAGTTCACAATCTATGATGGCCAGCCACCTCATGCAGGAGCAAAGATTATGAAAAGTCGCTCCACAAGGCTGGTGAATCTAAAGCAAGTTTCACCCAAGGTCCCTACAGGAAACTATCCAGTGGCCCATATTTCATATGAATTGAATGTGCTTGGCTCAAG GGGGCCTAGGAGAATGCATTGTGTCATGGATTCCATTCCTGCCGCTGCAATTGAACCTGGAGGTGTAGCTCCTGTACAGACTGAGttttctcttaacaacatagacATGTTTCCTTCATTCCCCTTTTTTCGATCAAAATCAAATCGTGTGGAAAATTCCGTGTCTGGACCATTGGTTGATCAAAAGGATGGGATGCTAGTGTTGAAAAACAAGGCCCCTAGGTGGCATGAGCAGCTGCAATGTTGGTGCCTGAACTTTCATGGACGGGTGACAATTGCCTCAGTTAAAAACTTTCAGCTGGTGGCTTCTGCAGAAAACAGACCTGCTGGACCAGAACATGATAAGATCATCCTCCAATTTGGAAAAGTTGGGAAGGATTTGTTTACAATGGATTACCGGTTCCCTATCTCAGCATTTCAGGCATTTGCAATCTGCCTCAGCAGTTTTGATACCAAGATTGCTTGTGAATGA
- the LOC100815464 gene encoding tubby-like F-box protein 3 isoform X1: protein MCLIRSMRSQSQRVVQEQEEAECVGDSMRQSCWANMPQELLREVLFRIEASEDAWPPRKSVVACAGVCRSWRQITIDIVKTPELSSKITFPISVKQPGPRENLLRCFIKRNRSSQTYYLYLSLTNTLAEDGKFLLAARKCRRPTCTDYIISLDADDMSKGSNSYVGKLRSNFLGTKFTIYDGQPPHAGAKIMKSRSTRLVNLKQVSPKVPTGNYPVAHISYELNVLGSRGPRRMHCVMDSIPAAAIEPGGVAPVQTEFSLNNIDMFPSFPFFRSKSNRVENSVSGPLVDQKDGMLVLKNKAPRWHEQLQCWCLNFHGRVTIASVKNFQLVASAENRPAGPEHDKIILQFGKVGKDLFTMDYRFPISAFQAFAICLSSFDTKIACE, encoded by the exons ATGTGCCTAATCAGAAGCATGAGATCGCAGTCGCAGCGTGTGGTGCAGGAACAAGAAGAAGCAGAGTGTGTCGGCGACAGCATGCGACAGAGTTGTTGGGCCAACATGCCCCAAGAGCTTCTCCGAGAGGTCCTCTTCAGAATCGAGGCCTCCGAGGACGCGTGGCCGCCGCGGAAGAGCGTTGTCGCCTGCGCCGGCGTTTGCCGCAGCTGGAGACAAATCACCATAGACATTGTCAAAACACCCGAACTCTCCTCCAAGATCACCTTCCCCATTTCTGTTAAACAG CCTGGCCCAAGGGAGAATCTCCTACGATGCTTTATAAAGCGCAACCGTTCCAGCCAAACATACTATTTGTATCTCAGTTTAACCAATA CACTAGCTGAAGATGGGAAGTTCCTTCTTGCTGCACGCAAATGCAGACGTCCAACCTGCACAGATTATATCATCTCTCTTGATGCAGATGATATGTCAAAGGGAAGCAACTCCTATGTTGGGAAACTAAG ATCAAATTTTCTTGGAACAAAGTTCACAATCTATGATGGCCAGCCACCTCATGCAGGAGCAAAGATTATGAAAAGTCGCTCCACAAGGCTGGTGAATCTAAAGCAAGTTTCACCCAAGGTCCCTACAGGAAACTATCCAGTGGCCCATATTTCATATGAATTGAATGTGCTTGGCTCAAG GGGGCCTAGGAGAATGCATTGTGTCATGGATTCCATTCCTGCCGCTGCAATTGAACCTGGAGGTGTAGCTCCTGTACAGACTGAGttttctcttaacaacatagacATGTTTCCTTCATTCCCCTTTTTTCGATCAAAATCAAATCGTGTGGAAAATTCCGTGTCTGGACCATTGGTTGATCAAAAGGATGGGATGCTAGTGTTGAAAAACAAGGCCCCTAGGTGGCATGAGCAGCTGCAATGTTGGTGCCTGAACTTTCATGGACGGGTGACAATTGCCTCAGTTAAAAACTTTCAGCTGGTGGCTTCTGCAGAAAACAGACCTGCTGGACCAGAACATGATAAGATCATCCTCCAATTTGGAAAAGTTGGGAAGGATTTGTTTACAATGGATTACCGGTTCCCTATCTCAGCATTTCAGGCATTTGCAATCTGCCTCAGCAGTTTTGATACCAAGATTGCTTGTGAATGA
- the LOC100816000 gene encoding uncharacterized protein, with translation MVCSPGSGRMEVMARLLAAETFSHTVADDFAREKLAAEYICRELREADETNLLQEEDMHVYGESPMTDALQLVCCNTCKKPIKDSQFAAHAELCRSLQLTEQTMLELDGSTGNRKPPRKEKKKLGASSATPVSLGYSSCVDAASMMDGTGINAGNRDHPASVMHPPTKRHKLIANILLPVLESHGTESGETKTVSFTDGITCNLLERTISQRGDPNHKNHAQVLVQHRRIMKNDFPAPLATKIYYSQRTNRLRARIRHLYFQDLNGQCCTDVVCPKTSHAEMAVLQDSSPRDPSFDQMNNVHEGRLPAQKSDHILAKSSEIGLLKAGGLPSSGLSNQFLDNVSRSAATYGGLTRSNFLPTSYSFGSNTGSPLGTMQQPNGSVPVI, from the exons ATGGTATGTTCCCCGGGAAGTGGGAGAATGGAAGTCATGGCCAGGCTTCTCGCTGCTGAGACTTTCTCTCACACTGTAGCAG ATGACTTTGCCCGTGAGAAGTTGGCTGCTGAGTATATTTGTAGAGAACTACGTGAGGCAGATGAAACAAATTTGCTTCAGGAAGAAG ATATGCATGTCTATGGTGAGAGCCCCATGACTGATGCCTTGCAGCTG GTATGCTGCAACACTTGCAAGAAGCCAATCAAGGACAGTCAATTTGCTGCTCATGCAG AACTTTGTAGGTCATTACAGCTCACAGAACAGACTATGTTGGAGCTTGATGGCAGCACTGGGAATCGAAAACCTCctaggaaggaaaagaaaaagttaggAGCTTCTTCTGCAA CTCCAGTTTCTTTAGGATACTCAAGTTGTGTAGATGCAGCATCTATGATGGATGGTACTGGAATTAATGCTGGAAATAGAGATCACCCAGCTTCTGTAATGCATCCTCCAACAAAACGTCATAAATT GATAGCAAACATACTTCTACCTGTATTAGAAAGCCATGGAACAGAATCTGGAGAGACAAAAACTGTGAGTTTCACAGATGGAATTACTT GCAATTTGCTGGAAAGAACTATTTCACAACGTGGAGATCCTAACCATAAAAACCATGCACAGGTCCTTGTGCAACATCGACGCATAATGAAGAAtg attttccTGCACCCCTTGCTACGAAGATATATTATTCACAAAGGACCAATCGACTGCGTGCCAGAATTCGTCATCTTTACTTCCAGGACTTAAATGGTCAATGTTGTACTGATGTTGTGTGTCCAAAGACATCACATGCAGAGATGGCTGTGTTGCAAGATTCATCTCCAAGGGACCCTTCATTTGATCAAATGAACAATGTGCATGAG ggCCGATTGCCTGCTCAAAAATCTGATCATATTCTTGCAAAAAGCTCAGAAATTGGCTTGCTTAAGGCAGGAGGCCTGCCAAGTAGTGGCTTGTCAAATCAATTTCTTGATAATGTTTCTAGGTCTGCAGCCACTTATGGTGGTTTGACTAGAAGCAACTTTCTTCCAACGTCTTATTCTTTTGGGAGCAACACAG GAAGTCCACTGGGAACAATGCAGCAACCAAATGGGAGTGTTCCTGTTATTTAG
- the LOC100816526 gene encoding vesicle-associated protein 1-3-like isoform X1, translating to MATELLQIDPPQLTFTFELKKQSSCLVHLINNNSSHHVAFKVKTTSPKKYCVRPTVGIVKPHGTCDFTVTMQAQRTAPPDLHCKDKFLVQSAVVPKGTTEDEISSDLFVKDSGRLVDEKKLRVVLINSPSSPVNGDLKQDPPSQMLPSLTAEKGMEAAQDMEEDGADKGTFPSTRSVEKVGDMKQVNDAVNLSFATKDSEELKSRLSIMDAKLREAEGTIMKLNEERRRNIREKDLLKQELMLKKKIKMKRAQEGFPLLFVCVVSIVSMAVGYYIHP from the exons ATGGCCACGGAGCTTCTCCAAATTGATCCCCCTCAGCTCACTTTTACCT TTGAATTGAAGAAACAGAGTTCCTGCTTGGTTCATCTCATCAACAACAACTCTTCTCACCATGTCGCCTTCAAG GTCAAAACCACGTCGCCCAAGAAATACTGCGTCAGACCAACTGTCGGCATCGTCAAGCCACACGGAACATGTGATTTCACCG TTACTATGCAGGCTCAGCGCACAGCCCCACCTGATCTGCACTGCAAAGACAAGTTCCTCGTTCAAAGCGCGGTTGTCCCAAAAGGAACAACCGAGGATGAAATCTCCTCTGACCTG TTTGTCAAAGATAGTGGAAGGCTTGTTGATGAGAAGAAGCTAAGGGTGGTCCTCATTAACTCACCTTCTTCCCCTGTAAATGGAGATCTCAAGCAGGATCCACCCAGTCAAATGCTTCCCTCCCTTACA GCTGAAAAAGGTATGGAAGCAGCTCAGGATATGGAGGAGGATGGAGCTGATAAGGGAACTTTTCCAAGTACAAGGAGTGTTGAGAAGGTGGGGGACATGAAGCAAGTAAATGATgctgtgaatttgagttttgctACTAAGGATTCCGAGGAATTGAAGTCAAGGTTGAGTATAATGGATGCAAAGCTAAGAGAG GCTGAAGGAACCATCATGAAGTTGAATGAAGAGAGGCGCAGGAACATCCGAGAAAAAGATTTGCTGAAGCAAGAGTTG ATgttgaagaagaaaattaagatGAAAAGAGCTCAGGAGGGATTCCCGTTACTGTTTGTCTGTGTGGTTTCGATTGTCAGTATGGCAGTCGGATATTATATTCATCCATAA
- the LOC100815464 gene encoding tubby-like F-box protein 6 isoform X3, whose translation MPGPRENLLRCFIKRNRSSQTYYLYLSLTNTLAEDGKFLLAARKCRRPTCTDYIISLDADDMSKGSNSYVGKLRSNFLGTKFTIYDGQPPHAGAKIMKSRSTRLVNLKQVSPKVPTGNYPVAHISYELNVLGSRGPRRMHCVMDSIPAAAIEPGGVAPVQTEFSLNNIDMFPSFPFFRSKSNRVENSVSGPLVDQKDGMLVLKNKAPRWHEQLQCWCLNFHGRVTIASVKNFQLVASAENRPAGPEHDKIILQFGKVGKDLFTMDYRFPISAFQAFAICLSSFDTKIACE comes from the exons ATG CCTGGCCCAAGGGAGAATCTCCTACGATGCTTTATAAAGCGCAACCGTTCCAGCCAAACATACTATTTGTATCTCAGTTTAACCAATA CACTAGCTGAAGATGGGAAGTTCCTTCTTGCTGCACGCAAATGCAGACGTCCAACCTGCACAGATTATATCATCTCTCTTGATGCAGATGATATGTCAAAGGGAAGCAACTCCTATGTTGGGAAACTAAG ATCAAATTTTCTTGGAACAAAGTTCACAATCTATGATGGCCAGCCACCTCATGCAGGAGCAAAGATTATGAAAAGTCGCTCCACAAGGCTGGTGAATCTAAAGCAAGTTTCACCCAAGGTCCCTACAGGAAACTATCCAGTGGCCCATATTTCATATGAATTGAATGTGCTTGGCTCAAG GGGGCCTAGGAGAATGCATTGTGTCATGGATTCCATTCCTGCCGCTGCAATTGAACCTGGAGGTGTAGCTCCTGTACAGACTGAGttttctcttaacaacatagacATGTTTCCTTCATTCCCCTTTTTTCGATCAAAATCAAATCGTGTGGAAAATTCCGTGTCTGGACCATTGGTTGATCAAAAGGATGGGATGCTAGTGTTGAAAAACAAGGCCCCTAGGTGGCATGAGCAGCTGCAATGTTGGTGCCTGAACTTTCATGGACGGGTGACAATTGCCTCAGTTAAAAACTTTCAGCTGGTGGCTTCTGCAGAAAACAGACCTGCTGGACCAGAACATGATAAGATCATCCTCCAATTTGGAAAAGTTGGGAAGGATTTGTTTACAATGGATTACCGGTTCCCTATCTCAGCATTTCAGGCATTTGCAATCTGCCTCAGCAGTTTTGATACCAAGATTGCTTGTGAATGA